One segment of Solanum lycopersicum chromosome 1, SLM_r2.1 DNA contains the following:
- the LOC112940755 gene encoding uncharacterized protein: MVNTSSSADLEIGAGVVPTVISTLTQGISSVSTYFSKLRELCPEFDALMSCPGCNCAKSKKYVEHFEYQHLLQFLIGLNESYSQSINHIMMMRPTPSINKAYAMIISEESRRSLSSSSYSSEIAEGTTLFSGKGNSNIRTNYQGNIGPF, translated from the exons ATGGTGAATACTAGTTCATCTGCAGATCTGGAAATTGGAGCTGGAGTTGTGCCTACTGTG ATCTCTACTCTTACTCAAGGAATTTCATCTGTTTCGACCTATTTCTCAAAACTAAGAGAACTATGCCCTGAGTTTGATGCGTTAATGTCATGTCCTGGATGTAATTGTGCTAAATCTAAGAAATATGTGGAACACTTCGAGTATCAAcatcttcttcaatttcttaTTGGTCTCAATGAGTCTTACTCACAGTCCATTAATCATATCATGATGATGCGTCCTACACCTTCAATTAATAAGGCATACGCTATGATCATCTCTGAGGAAAGTCGAAGATCTCTGAGTTCGTCTTCTTACAGTTCCGAAATTGCTGAAGGGACAACTTTGTTTAGTGGCAAAGGCAACTCTAACATACGCACTAACTATCAGGGAAACATAGGCCCATTTTAG